A genomic window from Flavobacterium johnsoniae includes:
- a CDS encoding DUF2490 domain-containing protein: protein MKISCRLLFIIILSCQFINGQNQKNIDQQTLTWIRYYNIFPLSEKWAIHSEFDNRSFVNPVHENLFVIRSQARYRANQIMDFGAGFAYFHVNTQSEKVDPDFSVPEYRAQQDLTFINDIAKITFHNRFQVEERFIQKADKTGLLNEFSFAFRFRYRLQSMFTIWEKEKRSVKGTISDEILFNQGKDNRNNTFDQNRFYVALRYHFNPNIGLELGYLKNFQRRSSGVDFYDRDIIRFTVYHRINRKF from the coding sequence TTGAAAATTTCTTGTAGGCTACTTTTTATTATAATTCTTTCTTGCCAATTTATTAATGGGCAAAATCAAAAGAATATCGACCAACAAACTTTAACTTGGATTCGATACTATAATATTTTTCCATTATCTGAAAAATGGGCTATTCATTCTGAATTTGACAATCGAAGTTTTGTAAATCCTGTTCATGAGAATCTTTTTGTAATAAGATCGCAAGCGCGCTATCGTGCCAACCAAATAATGGATTTTGGCGCTGGTTTTGCTTATTTTCATGTCAATACTCAGAGCGAAAAAGTAGATCCTGATTTCTCTGTTCCCGAATATCGAGCACAGCAAGATCTAACTTTTATTAATGATATTGCAAAGATTACTTTCCATAACCGTTTTCAAGTAGAAGAACGTTTTATTCAAAAAGCAGATAAAACTGGACTTTTAAATGAATTTTCTTTTGCTTTTCGATTTAGATATCGCTTGCAATCTATGTTTACGATTTGGGAAAAAGAAAAACGAAGTGTAAAAGGAACTATTTCTGATGAAATTTTATTTAATCAAGGAAAAGATAACCGCAACAATACTTTCGACCAAAATCGCTTTTATGTTGCTTTGCGTTATCATTTTAATCCAAATATTGGTTTAGAATTGGGATATTTAAAGAATTTCCAAAGGCGTTCCAGCGGTGTAGATTTCTATGATCGTGATATTATTAGATTTACTGTTTATCATAGAATTAATCGGAAATTTTAG
- a CDS encoding TonB-dependent receptor, giving the protein MKASIQNILTILFFLTFSISFAQSIEGVVTTTENTPLEAVNVVIKGTTNSAITDNSGKFVIDSKGRLPLTLLIQYVGYKTVELDLTSIPVNPIQVALKEENELVEVVVSSRRRIEKVQDVPIAISVITGKQAEQTGAFNVNRIKELVPSVQLYSSNPRNTGINIRSLGSPFGLTNDGIDPGVGFYVDGVYYARPAATTLDFIDVEQIEVLRGPQGSLFGKNTTSGAFNITTRKPSFTSGADFEVSYGNYSFLQAKASLTGALGNKVAGRISFSGTSRDGLVDNVATGRPTNTLNNQGIRGQLLWTPTVNTNVIFAADITTQRPDGYAQVVAGVAPTQRAAYRQFNAIIADLNYQLPSLNAFDRKIDHDTPWRSNQDMGGFSLNVDTKIGGGTLTSTTAWRFWNWDPSNDRDFTGLQVLAKSQNPTRQTQITQEIRYAGQLTSKISGVAGVFFIDQTSQTDGTEESGNAQWRFAQSSTSALWKTPGLFEGYGIKTDARIRASSAAVFGQIDWAVTDRLHVLPGLRYNFDKKDAHYARTTYGGLQTTDPALLALKKSVYSDQAFDSAIDNTDFSGNITVTFKASDKINAYGTFAKSYKPVGVNVAGLPTNSAGQPLLDLAVIKPEKVYHYEFGVKTSPFKNSILNIAFFNTDIKDFQTNVQAAELGVNRGYLANADKVRVRGVELDASFVFSEHLTINGAATYTDGKYVKFTNAPLPLEETGAPVSFKDVSGSALPGASRWAGSLGGELSDRAKFFGNAGKIFLALDSYARSEFSSSPSASKYLVVQGYAIFNARLGFRASQGLSIHFWGRNLLNKDYYEQLLPAGGNTGQYAGVLGDQRTYGVTLKYSL; this is encoded by the coding sequence ATGAAAGCATCAATACAAAATATACTTACAATATTATTCTTTTTAACCTTTTCTATCTCATTTGCACAAAGCATTGAAGGTGTAGTAACAACAACAGAAAACACACCTCTAGAAGCTGTAAACGTAGTAATTAAAGGAACAACCAACAGCGCAATTACAGACAATAGCGGTAAATTTGTTATCGACTCTAAAGGAAGATTGCCATTAACTCTTTTAATTCAGTATGTTGGATACAAAACAGTTGAACTAGATTTAACTTCGATACCAGTAAATCCAATTCAGGTTGCGCTTAAAGAAGAAAATGAACTTGTTGAAGTGGTAGTTTCTTCTAGACGTCGTATCGAAAAAGTACAAGATGTGCCAATTGCGATTTCTGTTATTACAGGAAAACAAGCAGAACAAACTGGAGCTTTTAACGTTAACCGTATTAAAGAATTAGTTCCTTCTGTACAATTATATTCATCTAACCCAAGAAATACTGGAATCAATATTCGTAGTTTAGGTTCTCCTTTCGGATTAACAAATGATGGAATTGATCCAGGTGTTGGATTCTATGTTGACGGAGTTTACTACGCACGTCCGGCTGCTACAACACTAGATTTTATTGATGTAGAACAAATTGAGGTTCTACGTGGTCCGCAAGGTTCTTTATTCGGAAAAAACACAACTTCTGGGGCATTTAATATTACAACTCGTAAACCAAGTTTTACTTCAGGCGCAGACTTTGAAGTGAGCTACGGAAATTATTCTTTCTTGCAAGCTAAAGCTTCTTTAACTGGCGCTTTAGGGAATAAAGTTGCCGGAAGAATTTCTTTTTCTGGAACTTCAAGAGATGGTTTAGTTGATAATGTTGCAACAGGAAGACCTACAAATACTTTAAACAATCAGGGAATTAGAGGTCAATTACTTTGGACTCCAACCGTAAATACAAATGTTATTTTTGCGGCAGATATTACAACACAGCGCCCTGATGGATACGCGCAAGTTGTTGCGGGTGTAGCTCCAACACAAAGAGCGGCGTACCGTCAATTTAATGCTATTATTGCTGATTTAAATTATCAATTGCCAAGCTTAAATGCTTTTGATCGTAAAATAGATCATGACACGCCTTGGCGCTCTAATCAAGATATGGGAGGTTTCTCTTTAAATGTTGACACTAAAATTGGTGGAGGAACATTGACTTCTACAACTGCATGGAGATTCTGGAACTGGGATCCATCAAATGATAGAGATTTTACAGGATTACAGGTTTTGGCTAAATCTCAAAACCCAACAAGACAAACTCAAATTACTCAAGAGATTCGTTACGCTGGACAATTAACATCAAAAATTAGCGGTGTGGCTGGTGTATTCTTTATCGATCAAACTTCTCAAACTGACGGTACAGAAGAGTCTGGAAACGCACAGTGGAGATTTGCTCAAAGTTCTACAAGTGCTTTATGGAAAACTCCAGGACTTTTTGAAGGTTACGGAATCAAAACAGATGCGAGAATTAGAGCTTCTAGTGCTGCAGTATTTGGACAAATTGATTGGGCTGTTACAGACCGTCTTCACGTTTTACCAGGTTTAAGATATAACTTTGATAAAAAAGATGCCCATTATGCTCGTACAACGTATGGAGGTTTACAGACAACCGATCCTGCATTATTGGCTTTGAAAAAATCAGTTTACTCTGATCAAGCGTTTGATTCAGCAATTGATAACACGGATTTTTCTGGAAATATTACAGTTACATTTAAGGCTTCAGATAAAATCAATGCTTACGGAACTTTTGCAAAAAGTTACAAACCAGTTGGTGTAAACGTTGCTGGTCTTCCAACAAATTCTGCTGGACAACCGTTATTAGATCTTGCGGTTATCAAACCAGAAAAAGTGTATCATTATGAATTTGGAGTAAAAACTTCTCCGTTCAAAAATTCAATTTTGAATATAGCTTTCTTCAACACAGATATTAAAGATTTCCAAACAAATGTTCAGGCAGCTGAATTAGGAGTAAATAGAGGTTATCTTGCAAATGCAGATAAAGTTCGTGTAAGAGGTGTAGAATTAGATGCAAGTTTTGTGTTCAGCGAGCACTTAACAATAAATGGAGCAGCAACTTACACAGATGGCAAGTATGTGAAATTTACAAATGCACCGCTTCCATTAGAAGAAACTGGAGCGCCAGTATCTTTTAAAGATGTTTCTGGATCTGCTTTGCCAGGCGCTTCAAGATGGGCAGGATCTTTAGGAGGAGAACTTTCTGATCGTGCTAAATTCTTTGGAAATGCAGGGAAAATTTTCTTAGCTCTTGATTCTTACGCTCGTTCTGAATTTTCTTCAAGCCCTTCAGCTTCTAAATACTTAGTTGTTCAAGGTTACGCGATTTTCAATGCTCGTTTAGGTTTCCGTGCATCACAAGGTTTATCTATTCACTTCTGGGGACGCAACCTTTTAAATAAAGATTACTATGAGCAATTATTGCCTGCAGGAGGAAATACAGGACAATATGCTGGTGTATTAGGTGATCAAAGAACTTACGGTGTTACGCTTAAGTATTCATTGTAA
- a CDS encoding RrF2 family transcriptional regulator has protein sequence MLSHKAKYALKALLYLAEQDENHISRTVEIAEGANIPKKFLEQILLDLKRGRFVSSKQGKFGGYYLIKSKNDITLAEIHRLFDGAIALLPCASLNFYEPCSDCKTESECSLRHGLMLIRDKTLKAMEGITIASLVNK, from the coding sequence ATGTTATCACATAAAGCAAAATACGCCCTTAAGGCCTTACTTTATTTAGCAGAACAAGACGAAAATCACATTTCCAGAACGGTGGAAATTGCTGAAGGAGCTAATATTCCTAAAAAGTTTTTAGAGCAAATTTTATTAGATCTAAAACGCGGTCGTTTTGTGAGCAGCAAACAAGGAAAATTTGGCGGTTATTATCTGATAAAATCCAAAAATGACATTACTTTGGCAGAAATTCACCGATTATTTGACGGTGCAATTGCACTTTTGCCGTGTGCTTCTTTAAATTTTTATGAGCCTTGCTCCGATTGCAAAACCGAGTCTGAATGCAGTCTACGTCACGGTTTGATGCTAATTAGAGACAAAACTTTGAAGGCAATGGAAGGCATCACAATAGCTTCACTTGTGAATAAATAA
- a CDS encoding TPM domain-containing protein: protein MKNSKNKILNSNRIFQFAFLFIAFFICNTIFAQFEIPKVPSKQTSVYDYANVLSASEKTQLEEKLIRYSDSTTTQIVVITIESLKGEDVSQLATKWGQTWGIGGTKEDDNGVIILLAKNERKIAINPGYGVEDRLTAGIGGTIIRNIIIPEFKAGSYYNGLDKGTDAIIDVFKGKFKGERKQTKQKDFPILPFIVIVVIVLILLSRNKRGGGGNSGNNGGGGPSLLDVIILSNLGRSGGGGFGGFGGGSSGGGFGGGGGFGGGFGGGGFSGGGSSGSW, encoded by the coding sequence CTAAACTCTAATAGAATTTTTCAGTTTGCTTTCTTATTTATCGCATTTTTTATCTGCAATACTATTTTTGCACAATTTGAGATTCCGAAAGTTCCCAGCAAACAAACTTCAGTTTATGATTATGCCAATGTTTTAAGCGCATCTGAAAAAACACAACTCGAAGAAAAACTAATTCGTTATTCTGATTCTACCACAACGCAAATTGTAGTCATTACTATAGAAAGCTTAAAAGGCGAAGATGTAAGTCAGTTGGCTACAAAATGGGGACAAACATGGGGAATTGGCGGAACCAAAGAAGACGATAATGGTGTAATCATTTTATTGGCTAAAAACGAAAGAAAAATCGCGATCAATCCAGGATATGGGGTTGAAGATCGTTTGACAGCTGGAATTGGCGGAACAATTATCCGAAATATTATTATACCAGAATTCAAAGCTGGAAGTTACTATAATGGTCTTGACAAAGGAACTGACGCAATAATTGATGTTTTTAAAGGAAAATTTAAAGGCGAACGCAAACAAACCAAACAAAAAGATTTCCCTATACTTCCTTTCATAGTGATTGTCGTAATTGTTTTAATACTACTTTCTCGAAATAAAAGAGGCGGAGGTGGCAATTCTGGCAACAACGGAGGCGGCGGCCCAAGTCTTCTTGATGTTATTATTCTGAGTAATCTGGGAAGAAGCGGCGGAGGCGGATTTGGAGGTTTCGGTGGCGGATCATCTGGAGGAGGTTTTGGCGGAGGCGGAGGCTTCGGCGGTGGTTTTGGCGGCGGAGGATTCTCTGGCGGTGGATCTAGCGGAAGCTGGTAA